In a genomic window of Suricata suricatta isolate VVHF042 chromosome 12, meerkat_22Aug2017_6uvM2_HiC, whole genome shotgun sequence:
- the LOC115273230 gene encoding olfactory receptor 7G2-like — MPARFFNMEPRNHTDVSEFLLLGLTEDPELQFLLFCLFSSMYLVTVLGNLLILLAVSLDPHLHTPMYFFLANLSITDICLSTTTIPKMLVNIQAQNQSITYKGCLTQVGFVLALGGFENFLLAAMAYDRYVAICHPLRYTVIMNPQLCVLLILLSLFFSVVVALLHSLMVLRLSFCKDLEIPHFFCELAQVIKLACSDTLINNVLIYFVASLFGGIPLSGIFFSYTQIFSSVLRMPSAGGKFKAFSTCGSHLSVVSLFYGTVVGVYISSVVTDSSKKTAVASVMYVVVPQMMNPFIYSLRNRDMKGALRKLINGMPSLL, encoded by the exons ATGCCAGCCAG ATTCTTCAACATGGAACCCAGAAATCACACAGATGTTTCAGAATTTCTTCTCCTGGGATTGACAGAGGATCCAGAACTGCAGTTCCTCCTATTCTGCCTGTTCTCGTCCATGTACCTGGTCACCGTCCTGGGGAACCTGCTCATCCTCCTGGCCGTCAGCTTGgacccccacctccacacccccatgtacttcttcctcgccAACCTGTCCATTACTGACATCTGTTTAAGCACAACCACGATCCCAAAGATGCTGGTGAACATCCAGGCACAGAATCAGAGCATCACTTATAAAGGCTGCCTCACTCAGGTTGGATTTGTCCTGGCTTTAGgtggttttgaaaattttctccttgcagccatggcctatgaccgctatgtggccatttgTCACCCCTTGAGGTACACCGTTATCATGAACCCCCAACTCTGTGTTCTGCTGATTCTACTCTCACTGTTCTTTAGCGTTGTGGTTGCCCTGCTCCACAGTCTGATGGTGCTCCGGTTGTCCTTCTGCAAGGACTTGGAAATCCCTCATTTCTTCTGTGAACTCGCTCAGGTCATCAAGCTCGCATGTTCTGATACCCTCATCAATAACGTCCTGATATATTTTGTAGCTAGCCTGTTTGGTGGTATTCCTCTCTCTGGAATCTTTTTCTCTTATACTCAAATTTTTTCCTCCGTTTTGAGAATGCCATCAGCAGGGGGAAAGTTCAAAGCGTTTTCCACCTGTGGGTCTCACTTGTCAGTTGTTTCTCTGTTCTATGGGACAGTTGTTGGAGTGTACATTAGTTCTGTGGTTACTGACTCTTCCAAGAAGACTGCGGTAGCTTCAGTAATGTATGTTGTGGTTCCTCAAATGATGAACCCCTTTATCTACAGCCTGCGAAACAGGGACATGAAGGGAGCCTTGAGAAAACTCATCAATGGGATGCCTTCTTTGCTGTGA